The DNA sequence GTTCCTCTAAATCTAAACCAAATGGTGCTGTCTTGAGCAAAATTCAAAAAAGCAGTCAAATTTCGGTTCGGTTTGACTGACTAATTTTTAGCTAATTTAACAGTCTAATGACGATTTTTAAAACTCTCAGTTTTGACATCTGATTGATTTGAGTTTATGGTTTGACCGGCCAATTCGAACCAATTTTCAGGatcttgattattattgaattttatggagttttgaatagtTATAGGTATCTTAGATACTCTGTTAGATGTAGCTGAATTTATTAGCCTTTTGTTTGAAGTTGTCTTTTGAATTATTGATACCCTTGATGGAATCCGGAAAGagaatattaattgtgtataagctacttcaatttttttttctcatttacaTCAAGCTTGTAACACAACTGATAAAAAAATGCATGTGAATTTTTATAAACTATTGAAAAAGTTTATTTTAGAAAAGAGTGACAAAAATATTGGCAAGGGATACGAACACAACTTCACAAACCCGTAGTGATGGGCCTGGTTTTATGAGTCCATGTTGGTGAAAGCGTAAACTCTGGCCCATTACAATGTTTTGGGACGAAGAGAACGTGACTTGTGCCTAATGCCTAAGCCGAGTAGTGAGCTCGTTCTCGTTCAGGTGCAGAAGGGTTGTGCTGTGCTGTGCGTTCATCAAAATCCGATGGCTCTAGAAGCTTTCGCAGACGGAAACTCTGACAAAGTCCACACCGACGTTCTCACAAAAGCTAGGGAAGATTGTTACAAggtctctcttcttcttcttcttcttcttcttcttctgaatttatttatttgattattgATTGGGAACTGGAATAAAGGCACGTGATGCATTCTACGCGTGCCTGGAGAAGGAGTGTGATAAGAAGCCGACGGAGATTGCATCGGTGGGTTTGCTCTACCCGGTGGAATGCAAGCAATCAAGGGATCAATTTGTTAAACAATGCCGTTCTTCTTGGGTAGGGGaacacgttcttcttcttcttcttctttctaattctttttctttctaatctgTTATTTGTGTTGTTGTGTCAGGTGAAACACTTTGACAGGCAGTACTGCCAGAACAAGAGGGTTCAGAGGCTTCTCGATGACAATGCCTCAAGAAGAGGTCCGTTGTCTCTCCCACAGCCTTACACTTTCAAGCCCTCTCCTTAATTTTCACTTCATTCATTCATTGCTATGTCAATTCTCCATCATTCTTATACTACTCCACCATCTGCACCAATTTTGCTTCTAGTTGTACAGTTGTCATatggaaataaaaatgaaaatgaatgaTCTGTTTTATATTGGGATCAATTGATGAATTTTTGATGATTTATCAAGTACTAGTATTAGTGTTATGTGTGTATTTAGGTAGGACTTAGGATATACAAGTCCTAGTACTACCACTTGAGAGATGAATAATCTCACTAGGTTGAGTTTATTCATTTTTGGCAGGGGTATAATATTGACTCACTGTCTTGGCCCCTGTCCAAGATGGGTGATGGGTGGATGTGGAATACTCATCTATCTCTGTTGGTTGCAAACCGGGTTCTAGAATTGGTCGAACCATTGTTTGGAAGTTGGAACTTAAGCACTGTCCGTGTTGCTTTACTTCTTTGTGCCTGTAGCATTGTTTTATTGATTAGCTTGGACATGATAATATGTATTCAATCCCTCAAGACTTGTTTTATAAGTTTACACACACTTCAACAATTACATAGTTTCCTCCGCTCGTCATGGTTCCTGTAATCCTGTTATGCTGGCTTTTCTCTGTACTGAACGTTGGATATCCATGCATCGGTTGAGAGAAATAGCACATATAACATACATCCTGGTTCTGTCTTGTAAGCGACTTACTGCATAGCCTCTTCTTGCAATTACTAATGTATCTCCTTGAAAAGGGTAGCCTATGTGTCCTGGTTTGAGGCTCTGAATGACTGAACCAATGTAATAGTTAATAAGAGGAGGCAATATTGTTATGTGTACTTTGAAACTAATCTTATATGACAAAGTGATCGACCCATGTTATACAGGGGCAGATTGTTTTATCataaactaaactatatgagaTAACATATTGGCAAATGTTGCATGCTTAGTTCATTAGccattattcttttatttaattctgAATCTTCTTGCCAAACCCTAAGCTGCACTTCTGTTTTCTTCCTTAGGCTTTTGCTTGGCTTCCATGTAATTCCTCTCATGTATAGATACGTAGATACTAGGAAAAGGTAAAATCCAATTGTGGCTGAAAATGGTTCCATGATCATTAATAATCCACTTGCATTACTTATGTTTGAAGCTGTGAAATTACTTTTGGTTTAGATTCAAATTTGTGAAGATGATTGGTATTAATAGTTGTTTACCGTGTAAGCCTTTAAGTTTTCTTATGCCCTTGAGGCGGATAGTTTGATCTTGAATGGCTAGTACTATCTGAAGGTCTAGTTTGATTAGTGACTCCACTTCTTCATAGTTATTTTTCCTGttttgaaaaaatcacatttttttgtttcttctaaACATTCAGTTCACAAATTCATCTCTGAATGCCTGAATATTTTCTCTACCATGCAAGCTGTTGGACTGATAACCATTTTGCTAAAATAGGTAGAGTAGAAAGTTTGCTAAAATCGGTAACATGTACATGGCATTGTACCAAGCTAAGAACTATAAGTATTAACCAAATGTCTTCACCCCAAATAAGAAAACCAGTATGTAAAAAATTGGGAACTTGTCGATGTGCTTTAATTGTTGAAATGCATTTCCCATGATTCATTTTATTCAGATATCCATCACTGATTTGTTGGGTAATTTTAGGTTTGGTAGAGCCGAACTGATCATTGTTGATGGTGTCATAATACTCTTCCCTCTTAGTTGTTATCATATGTGAACCGAATGaatgattcaattttttttttggtcatacaCCCTAACACACACCCCTCTTCCCTCCCCATAGGTTCCATATAACCACTTCCTAGTCATAGCTAGGATTTGAACCCTGATGCCCTCTCTAGCAAGGCATACACAAATGTCACTAGACCAAACTTTGCAGGGCGTCACTctgcaattctttttttttttttttttcggtaaaCAAAGGGGCTTTACGCCTAACAAAAAGAAACTAACAACCAGAAACTAGCCTTGGCAACATCGTGCCCCTAATATCTTCACCAAGAATCCTTCTTAGCTCTCCTGGGGGTTGATTAATGAACACAAACTCTAGGTATATGTCTAAACTTTTCTTGGCGAGCCAATCTGCCGCTCTGTTTCCTTTCCTGTAGGTGTGCTTTATCTTGATCTGCCAGTCTCTTTTTATGAACTCTCCTATGCTACGCACCAAAGCTTCAGGATGTTCCTCTATTTTTTCTTTGTGAACCAGAGTTTCTACCGCAGATTTAGAATCTGATTCTATAATAACCTTTCGAATCCCTATGTCCCAAGCAACCTTCAATCCATGATATATACCCCATAACTCAGCTATATATGCTGTACATTTTTCAATATTGACCATAAAGCCTGCAACCCATCTTTCTAAGTGGTTTCTCAATAAGCCACCGCATCCCGCAATGCCAGGATTTTTATCTGTTGCTCCATCCGTGTTAAGTTTAATCCAGCCTTGTAGCGGTTCCTTCCAGCCAACATGAACCTCTATTCTTTTTGGTATTTCCCTCGGCAATCTTTTCtaaccaaagagatcatgaactTTGCTGTGGGCTTAATGAAATCTAGTTTTGGGCTTTCTCTATTTTGCAAATTATCAAAAGGCCGAACTTTTTTTAATTCCACAATCCtccctttttctctcctctccATCTTCGTTCctcttattttagtttttttttttaagtcaagCCTCTTATTTTATGctgtttccaaaaaaaaaaaaaaagaaaaaacgacggccaagtctcagtttcagaacACTTGACATTGGGATTTTATTTACTACAAGCTTTTCTTTGACTGTCAGTTTATCATTATCAAATTAAAGTTTCAGTGTATGATATATGAACTATAGTGGTTATCCCTTGCTATTttgttgataaatttttaaagcatacttgttgatttttatttcttcttttgtaaGAAAGAATGACAATAAAAGGAAAAAACGTCAATCAAatgagataaaaatgcaagatcgAAGGTAAAGCTTGGGAATAATTTCAAGCCCTAAAAGACAATGGAGTAATGAGTCATACAATTGTTATCATATGAAAGACAACGACTGAGAGCACATATTATAGACAAAACAGTATGTCAAGATTTAAAAGCTGATAGCACTACCTATTGGTAAAAACAAAGAAACCACAAACCATGCTTATCCTAATCCTtagtatgtaatataaacaatatTTGTTGAAGTATATAAAAGTTTAGTAATTTAtggtcaatttttttaaaaatgtctaaataattatatacatCCAAATTGAGTCTGAATAATTCAAAATAGAGGGTTATTTTAGTGAAGACATTTTCATATAAAGATAATATAGTGaattgttagatgatttgatcaatttgattgaattgaattatttattGGTTCACAGTGTTATTTTTACATGAAAATGTCTTCATGAAAGTAGTTACCTAGCATAATCTAAAAGTTATTCATGGTCAAATTTATAAACTCGAATTGGACCAAAAAAACACAACAGGTTGTATAAGATTTTCTAGTCGGATCGAATATAAACACGCTGTTTACATGTGTCTGTCAACTCGCTGGTCTGCCTTGCATTGTTACAGTTTCGTGTTCCCCACAACGTGACTCGTTACTCGTTGCCCACTACCCACTTTGTTTATGTTATCTACTATATCTTCTCGTGCTCCAACTTTAATTCCCATTTTCCATGATTAAATATCCACccgtttaattattatttttagtaaaagaaATCGGTCATATAGAAAATATTTGAACTATAGAAAAATATAAGGagacttttattcttttattttattttacttttttaattttgagaGAGGAATTCATTATTTGCGATACACCATCAATGTTATTGGGTGCATCATGGAGACACAGAAATGTAACTGCAGAACATTGCTCGGCTAAACTCCCATAGGCTGGTTAATTCTGAATCTAGAAAGTTACGAACATAAGCATATAAAATTCAACTTATTATAATCTGAAAGAAGACGCACTTAAACGTAAAAGTCTAAACCCAATAGTCGAACAACACGAGAGTGAAGTAAATTCTTCTTACTTTTGTTTCTTTGGTCTCTCTCTCTTAGAATGGTCAATTGATTCAATAAGAACCACCaaatgaaaattattttattatcccGTCTTTATCATTGACAAAATTTGTTATCGATGACAAAATGGCAATATGTTCTATGCACGTATAAGTTGACGGATTAAATACGTGTATTCCACATTTCAGCAGAACCACTTATTGCTGTGTTGCAATAAGTGTTAGTATGCATGATATacataattaatttgtttaatagaaaacatttaaattttatttttcaacatgTGTTACATAATACACCccctttaatttgaaaatataaggcCAAGCCACTTGTATATGGTGCAATATAACCTTGGTGATGAATTATGCGTTGCTGTTTAGCATTTAGGGTATTTGTTATGAATTATGTGTTGCTGATTAAATTTGTTAATATAATTGTAATAAACATTATTTTGTTATTGTGTTAAactttctttaaaaaatatatttagataAACGAGGCCTCTGGATTACCAGAAACAAATACCATAATTCTCTTAAATTATTAAAAGGCACAGGGGACGTTGACATTGATAAAATAACCTAATCCACAGCGAGCAGCCGACGCTGTATTTTGGTAAACTTTTCTGCTTAAAGTCCAAAGTTTTCAGAGCCCGCAACACGAAACAATTAGCCTTAGTTTTGATGATAAAAGTATAGATAAATGCACGTTAAGAAAGAATTCTTTCtgactggaaaaaaaaaagaaacgaaaaagaaTTCTTTCTTAGTACGTCTCATCCACTTAAAAGTAATAAAATTGCTACTTAAAGCTGCCAATTCCTTTTGGGAAAGTCATCCTGATCCACAATTATTCTCtaattagtaataattaataatttattacagGTTTTCCAGAATTATTAATTTGCAAATAAAGTTGGcttaaataaaattaatgtaataatAACTTTATAAAGGTAGTGACTGATGATTGATGAacacataaaattaaataaataaacgcTAGTACATGACAGACCCACTTATAGTGCGAAGGGTAAAAGTGGGAAGAAAACAAAACATGAACTATAATTCTTTTCTGAAGAAAGTACTGTTAAAAAAGGaggggaaaaaagaaagaaaaaggactGTGGTCTAGGTAGGGTGTGGGGATGGGAAATGGGTGGTTGAAACTTGAGAGTTAGTAGCATCTGCCAAAGTCTAGGCAAATACGACGTCGTGTAGTGTAGTGACCCCGTCTCTGACGCTTTATTTTCCTAGACTTCAGAAAATTCTTGTCGTTTTGTGTCGGAAGAAAACAAAGTCAGCTAAGCGGCGTCATTAGGGCTTGGAAACGGAGGTGGCGTCCTTGACGGCGTCGCCGTTAGCAGACTGCACCGTGAGGACTGACATGCCGGGAGAGGAAGGTCCATCAGTGGGGTTCATGATGGGGTTCCTGGGGTGACACGTGGCAGTGGCGGTGGAAATGGCGGTGGCTAGGGAGATTGGCATGAGGCAGAGGCCCTTACCCTGGAGGTACTGCATGGCGGAACCCATGTCCTCCTCCATGAGCTTAGCCACCTGTTGCTCCGTCATGGTGAGGCTGTCGTTGGAGGATGAAGCCCCTGCCGTTTGGTTGCCGTTGGTTTGGACGCAGTCACCGCCTCCCTGGCAACACAAGAAATGTAACACGTCACGGTGTTAGTTAAGGATAGACATGGAAGAAAGTAAGAgtgtgagagagaaagagaaaaggaatCTGAGAAAGTGGGCACGCGTGCTACTTTGTGATTGTCGTTTTGTGGTGATTGAGAATTTTAGAATTGATAGAAGCCAAATccaacataaaaagaaaaaagtagtaGGTAAAGactaaagagagagagaccaGAGTGAAACAacactcatcattcatcattgtcCTCTCCCACAATATTTGCTgctgtatttctgttttccaAATTTTACTCATtcctcctttttattttttatttcttcatttGGAAAATAAATATCTCTCCCTCATTTTGTTGTCTTCCACGTTTTGTTTGGTTGGAAAAAAATGTGAATCAATGAATACGGATACCAATGAACACTAACATAGTGTTTGTTTTGAAATACTAGAATAGAGATCGAGAGACTGATATTTAATATCAtatttgttgatctacaaattggtattaaatttcaatatttattCCTAAATTTTCAGGATTTCAATATTTCTAAAAAGTAGAAACAGAAGACTGAAATTTTtgagaataaaatatgaaattttaataatattttatacctaaaatatctcttttcaattaattaattctaacttcacattttgtaaaaattaaattagaacctcatttttattttagtctatATCTCTCATTTTACACTAAACACAATACTAAAACTTATAATCtttcaatctctatctctctTCCAAACACTACCTATCTAATATACTATTGATGAAATTCGGAGAAGgacatagaaagaaaaagaaaattctcTATTGTTATCATTTCTAGGAAATTATGggatgaaaataaaaagaatctcgTGTAATTAATTACCTCGGAGTTTATATCAGCAACAAGCGGAGCAACAGCAGCTGCACCTCCCAATCTGCTCATGCTAAGAACCTGTAATTCAATTCCGGTAATAAAAAGGACAATCAAAAGTGTGGCAACAAAAAAATTGTTTGAGAAAATTGTCAAGTTATTTATCATATAATAACAATCTCAagtgaaattattttaatttaaaattgcaTTATTCCAAATTTTATCTGAAAAATTTAGCTCACCTTGACTTGGAGCTGTAGGAATTTCACATAGTCGATGATCTCATCTAGCATGGAGGCCTTGTCTGTCTGCCATTCCACAAATTAATAAACAAATCATGTAAACTCAAGTGAAAAGTAATATATGCAAGGTGATCGTTATATAGTGTCTAAAAAATAGTGTTTAActtggtaaaaaataattaataattaatatagtttaaaaagtataaaaaatagataatttttaaaattttaaaatttattatagaaGATATATTAGACAAAAATTAAGCACTATAGAAATCTAGGGTGACATATGAGATTGAGTATGACAGGAAAGTTGAGGAagataaagacaaaaataaaaagaatggtAAACCTAGATGTTTAGGAATTCAGATGCTctcttttcgtttttttttttaatattaaagtaTAACAACGTGTTCTATTATGTTCATATGGATTTactaactaataaataaataaaaagaagggttttcttttctttatacacATTAATACATTATGCAACAACGAACGAACAACTATTCAAAAACCAGTTGTTCACCGTCTCCATTGTGCTTTCCAATCAGCTCCGTATAAAAATTTCATGTTTCAAGTCACGCacgaaaagataagatataattaatggGAATGTGACTAActattaataa is a window from the Arachis hypogaea cultivar Tifrunner chromosome 1, arahy.Tifrunner.gnm2.J5K5, whole genome shotgun sequence genome containing:
- the LOC112700502 gene encoding uncharacterized protein isoform X2, whose product is MPKPSSELVLVQVQKGCAVLCVHQNPMALEAFADGNSDKVHTDVLTKAREDCYKARDAFYACLEKECDKKPTEIASVGLLYPVECKQSRDQFVKQCRSSWVKHFDRQYCQNKRVQRLLDDNASRRGV
- the LOC112700502 gene encoding uncharacterized protein isoform X1: MPKPSSELVLVQVQKGCAVLCVHQNPMALEAFADGNSDKVHTDVLTKAREDCYKARDAFYACLEKECDKKPTEIASVGLLYPVECKQSRDQFVKQCRSSWVKHFDRQYCQNKRVQRLLDDNASRRGPLSLPQPYTFKPSP